In Harpia harpyja isolate bHarHar1 chromosome 8, bHarHar1 primary haplotype, whole genome shotgun sequence, a genomic segment contains:
- the VGLL3 gene encoding transcription cofactor vestigial-like protein 3 isoform X1 has translation MSCSDVAMQQPAPAACGAPRYLTGAAAAPAAGCPQKKLAVYNKMQESLEVTLPSKQEEDEKDQPAEMEYLNSRCVLFTYFQGDIGSVVDEHFSRALSQASSFNPETALTKSKAGLSPLWRESSTISSQRSSFPTSFWTSSYQPPPPPCLSGVHPDFPVTAPGTFPTPDPSSWPGHGLHQTAPPPPPAASESWHYPLAASQVSPSYAHMHDVYMHRHHPHPHVHHHHPSSHRDPRYGSLLMPSVRTARIPAPQCDVTKTDPTAVTSATSAWAGAFHGTVDIVPSFGFDTGLQHQDKSKETSWF, from the exons ATGAGCTGCTCGGACGTGGCCATGCAGCAGCCCGCCCCGGCGGCGTGCGGGGCACCCCGCTATCTGACCGGCGCCGCGGCCGCGCCTGCGGCGGGCTGCCCGCAG AAGAAGTTAGCTGTATACAACAAGATGCAGGAGTCTCTGGAAGTGACCCTTCCCAGCAAGcaagaggaggatgagaaagACCAGCCTGCCGAGATGGAGTACCTTAACTCTCGCTGCGTCCTTTTCACTTACTTCCAGGGAGACATTGGTTCAGTGGTGGATGAACACTTTTCAAGAGCTTTGAGCCAAGCCAGTAGCTTCAATCCAGAAACTGCCCTTACCAAGAGCAAGGCAGGGCTAAGTCCTCTGTGGAGAG AAAGCTCAACAATTTCAAGCCAAAGGAGCAGTTTCCCAACTTCATTTTGGACCAGCTCTTATCAGCCTCCCCCTCCACCATGCTTAAGTGGAGTACACCCTGATTTCCCTGTTACTGCACCAGGCACCTTCCCAACACCAGATCCCAGCAGCTGGCCAGGACATGGCCTTCATCAGACtgccccacctcctccccctgctgCATCTGAATCCTGGCATTATCCTTTAGCAGCATCTCAGGTGAGCCCTTCGTATGCACACATGCATGATGTGTACATGCATCGCCATCACCCTCATCCACACGTGCACCATCACCATCCCAGCTCGCACCGTGACCCCAGGTATGGGTCCCTGCTGATGCCTTCAGTCCGCACAGCCAGGATTCCTGCTCCCCAGTGTGACGTGACAAAGACAGATCCCACCGCTGTCACCAGCGCTACCTCAGCATGGGCTGGAGCCTTTCATGGAACGGTGGACATTGTGCCAAGTTTTGGGTTTGACACAG gTCTACAGCATCAGGACAAGAGCAAGGAAACTTCTTGGTTCTGA
- the VGLL3 gene encoding transcription cofactor vestigial-like protein 3 isoform X2: MSCSDVAMQQPAPAACGAPRYLTGAAAAPAAGCPQKLAVYNKMQESLEVTLPSKQEEDEKDQPAEMEYLNSRCVLFTYFQGDIGSVVDEHFSRALSQASSFNPETALTKSKAGLSPLWRESSTISSQRSSFPTSFWTSSYQPPPPPCLSGVHPDFPVTAPGTFPTPDPSSWPGHGLHQTAPPPPPAASESWHYPLAASQVSPSYAHMHDVYMHRHHPHPHVHHHHPSSHRDPRYGSLLMPSVRTARIPAPQCDVTKTDPTAVTSATSAWAGAFHGTVDIVPSFGFDTGLQHQDKSKETSWF; encoded by the exons ATGAGCTGCTCGGACGTGGCCATGCAGCAGCCCGCCCCGGCGGCGTGCGGGGCACCCCGCTATCTGACCGGCGCCGCGGCCGCGCCTGCGGCGGGCTGCCCGCAG AAGTTAGCTGTATACAACAAGATGCAGGAGTCTCTGGAAGTGACCCTTCCCAGCAAGcaagaggaggatgagaaagACCAGCCTGCCGAGATGGAGTACCTTAACTCTCGCTGCGTCCTTTTCACTTACTTCCAGGGAGACATTGGTTCAGTGGTGGATGAACACTTTTCAAGAGCTTTGAGCCAAGCCAGTAGCTTCAATCCAGAAACTGCCCTTACCAAGAGCAAGGCAGGGCTAAGTCCTCTGTGGAGAG AAAGCTCAACAATTTCAAGCCAAAGGAGCAGTTTCCCAACTTCATTTTGGACCAGCTCTTATCAGCCTCCCCCTCCACCATGCTTAAGTGGAGTACACCCTGATTTCCCTGTTACTGCACCAGGCACCTTCCCAACACCAGATCCCAGCAGCTGGCCAGGACATGGCCTTCATCAGACtgccccacctcctccccctgctgCATCTGAATCCTGGCATTATCCTTTAGCAGCATCTCAGGTGAGCCCTTCGTATGCACACATGCATGATGTGTACATGCATCGCCATCACCCTCATCCACACGTGCACCATCACCATCCCAGCTCGCACCGTGACCCCAGGTATGGGTCCCTGCTGATGCCTTCAGTCCGCACAGCCAGGATTCCTGCTCCCCAGTGTGACGTGACAAAGACAGATCCCACCGCTGTCACCAGCGCTACCTCAGCATGGGCTGGAGCCTTTCATGGAACGGTGGACATTGTGCCAAGTTTTGGGTTTGACACAG gTCTACAGCATCAGGACAAGAGCAAGGAAACTTCTTGGTTCTGA
- the VGLL3 gene encoding transcription cofactor vestigial-like protein 3 isoform X3, with amino-acid sequence MRGAGEGAPEQRNPKKLAVYNKMQESLEVTLPSKQEEDEKDQPAEMEYLNSRCVLFTYFQGDIGSVVDEHFSRALSQASSFNPETALTKSKAGLSPLWRESSTISSQRSSFPTSFWTSSYQPPPPPCLSGVHPDFPVTAPGTFPTPDPSSWPGHGLHQTAPPPPPAASESWHYPLAASQVSPSYAHMHDVYMHRHHPHPHVHHHHPSSHRDPRYGSLLMPSVRTARIPAPQCDVTKTDPTAVTSATSAWAGAFHGTVDIVPSFGFDTGLQHQDKSKETSWF; translated from the exons ATGCGGGGAGCTGGTGAGGGTGCCCCAGAGCAGCGCAACCCG AAGAAGTTAGCTGTATACAACAAGATGCAGGAGTCTCTGGAAGTGACCCTTCCCAGCAAGcaagaggaggatgagaaagACCAGCCTGCCGAGATGGAGTACCTTAACTCTCGCTGCGTCCTTTTCACTTACTTCCAGGGAGACATTGGTTCAGTGGTGGATGAACACTTTTCAAGAGCTTTGAGCCAAGCCAGTAGCTTCAATCCAGAAACTGCCCTTACCAAGAGCAAGGCAGGGCTAAGTCCTCTGTGGAGAG AAAGCTCAACAATTTCAAGCCAAAGGAGCAGTTTCCCAACTTCATTTTGGACCAGCTCTTATCAGCCTCCCCCTCCACCATGCTTAAGTGGAGTACACCCTGATTTCCCTGTTACTGCACCAGGCACCTTCCCAACACCAGATCCCAGCAGCTGGCCAGGACATGGCCTTCATCAGACtgccccacctcctccccctgctgCATCTGAATCCTGGCATTATCCTTTAGCAGCATCTCAGGTGAGCCCTTCGTATGCACACATGCATGATGTGTACATGCATCGCCATCACCCTCATCCACACGTGCACCATCACCATCCCAGCTCGCACCGTGACCCCAGGTATGGGTCCCTGCTGATGCCTTCAGTCCGCACAGCCAGGATTCCTGCTCCCCAGTGTGACGTGACAAAGACAGATCCCACCGCTGTCACCAGCGCTACCTCAGCATGGGCTGGAGCCTTTCATGGAACGGTGGACATTGTGCCAAGTTTTGGGTTTGACACAG gTCTACAGCATCAGGACAAGAGCAAGGAAACTTCTTGGTTCTGA